The Planktothrix tepida PCC 9214 genome window below encodes:
- a CDS encoding pentapeptide repeat-containing protein, with amino-acid sequence MKLRNFIVFQCSQNSSLGQIQKPQFILMMVAGLIILGVGVPVLAERKSDVERLISTNECQQCDLSSANLAEAKLEGADLLGANLQKANLRGANLKGADLSSANLIEADLSGADLRDTKFQSTTLRKANLKGADLSWSDLYQAFLEEAQFNNANLLNANLNNAKLQGTNFCGATMPDGQKGEC; translated from the coding sequence ATGAAACTTCGGAATTTTATCGTTTTTCAATGCTCTCAAAATTCTTCTTTAGGGCAAATTCAAAAGCCTCAATTCATTTTGATGATGGTTGCGGGTTTAATTATTTTAGGGGTTGGTGTTCCGGTTTTAGCAGAACGAAAAAGTGATGTGGAACGATTAATTAGTACCAATGAATGTCAACAATGCGATTTGAGTTCAGCAAATTTAGCAGAAGCGAAGTTAGAAGGGGCTGATTTATTGGGAGCTAATTTACAAAAAGCCAACCTGAGAGGCGCGAATTTAAAAGGGGCAGATTTAAGTTCAGCAAATTTAATTGAAGCGGATTTATCGGGGGCGGATTTAAGGGATACAAAATTCCAGAGCACAACCTTAAGAAAGGCAAATTTAAAGGGTGCTGATTTATCGTGGTCTGATCTTTATCAAGCGTTTTTAGAAGAAGCTCAATTTAATAATGCAAATTTATTAAATGCTAACCTCAATAATGCTAAATTACAAGGAACTAATTTTTGCGGGGCGACAATGCCCGATGGACAAAAAGGGGAATGTTAA
- a CDS encoding CHAT domain-containing tetratricopeptide repeat protein, which translates to MSKNIKEIIDQLNNQILELYQQGLFTKAITLAKQALQLAMQILDNTHIANCLNNLAVLYELQGHYSEAESLYQQALEIRLRLFKGDHPDVATSLNNLAHLYQSQGRLNEAEPLYLQALAMQQQLFEGDHPYVATSLNNLAHLYQSQGRLNEAEPLYQKALAMRQRLFQRDHPDIAQSLSNLASLYHSQGKLNEAEPLFQQALEMQKRLFPGDHPNIATSLSNLASLYHSQGKLSEAEPLFQQALAMQQRLFPGDHPNIATSLSNLASLYHSQGKLSKAEPLFQQALAMQQRLFPGNHPDLAKSLNNLAELYQYQGRLSQAEPLFQQALAMQQRLFPGDHPDVVTSLINLAILLIKTYRPTEALELMQQAIAMDDRLLRANFAYSSERERLIYIDNIRENFDRFLSLISIYFSDSPEAAKIALDVVLQRKCITATALAAFNFAIYSERYSHLQPEFQRLRSLREKLTHLMFDPPFIQPQEPQEQYRLRHREHQQLVAELQKECEQIEKQLASQVPEIQLQDQETDRRAVALALPEGSALVEFVRFNVYDFKADQWQPAQYLAFVLPAQQPDAVQMILLGEAEPIDRLIKVFRETISDLRLKELGIRRKAKPPQQKPYQEAGIKLREAIYNPILEQVNLAEYSHLIIAPDAELSLVPFGIIPLDNSGKRLLMDQYQISYLSAGRDILRRMVQTERPASSPLIVADPDFNLSSSESLSPQKSPEGLTTNDVIKRWGGEYFDPPSQTGILAKIVAKKLGVKPYLQQEALESLFSRLNCPSILLIATHGYFNSGDNPYFNLIALLLQSPTGKEEEILQNQPNLLNQTLINCMETVIDIFEKQGDINTATWLQNFIPIVQKIIDNSETKNSSIPPLLSGVRGEQIQGLRNRDRFSSTSIDNSLMRSGLALAGANTWKLGGDLPPEAGKGFLFAQDVAVLDLWQNELTILIACESGLGDVKIGEGVFGLRRAFAVAGCKTLVMSLWSVPTKASILLMNQFLDLLKSGDGRYEALTTAQNYIRSVTIQELQQFPLGQEILEELKTELNWSPDYINNNPNTQVLNHPYFWAAWVCQGDTNPFPAGIAFPLNR; encoded by the coding sequence ATGTCTAAGAACATCAAGGAAATAATTGATCAGTTAAACAACCAAATTCTTGAACTCTATCAACAGGGCTTGTTTACTAAAGCTATAACTCTAGCTAAACAAGCCTTGCAATTAGCTATGCAAATTCTGGATAATACTCACATAGCTAATTGCTTAAATAATTTAGCCGTTCTCTATGAGTTACAAGGACATTACAGTGAAGCTGAATCCCTTTATCAGCAGGCTTTAGAAATAAGATTAAGGCTGTTTAAAGGCGATCATCCAGATGTGGCGACCAGCTTAAATAATTTAGCTCATCTCTATCAAAGTCAAGGTAGGCTCAATGAGGCTGAACCTCTATACCTGCAAGCTTTAGCAATGCAACAACAATTGTTTGAAGGCGATCACCCATATGTGGCGACCAGCTTAAATAATTTAGCTCATCTCTATCAAAGTCAAGGCAGGCTCAATGAGGCTGAACCTTTATACCAGAAAGCTTTAGCGATGAGACAACGACTTTTTCAAAGGGATCACCCAGATATTGCACAAAGCCTAAGTAATTTAGCATCTCTCTACCACTCCCAAGGCAAGCTAAATGAAGCTGAACCTCTGTTTCAGCAAGCTTTAGAGATGCAAAAACGACTATTTCCAGGCGATCATCCCAATATTGCCACCAGCCTAAGTAATTTAGCATCTCTCTACCACTCCCAAGGCAAGCTAAGTGAAGCTGAACCTTTGTTTCAGCAAGCTTTAGCAATGCAGCAACGGCTCTTTCCAGGCGATCATCCCAATATTGCCACCAGCCTAAGTAATTTAGCATCTCTCTACCACTCCCAAGGCAAGCTAAGTAAAGCTGAACCTTTGTTTCAGCAAGCTTTAGCAATGCAGCAACGGCTCTTTCCAGGCAATCATCCCGATCTTGCCAAAAGCCTGAATAATTTAGCAGAACTCTATCAGTATCAAGGTAGGCTGAGTCAAGCTGAACCTTTGTTTCAGCAAGCTTTAGCAATGCAGCAACGGCTCTTTCCAGGTGATCACCCTGATGTTGTTACCAGTTTAATTAATTTAGCAATATTATTAATTAAAACCTATCGTCCAACGGAAGCTTTAGAATTAATGCAGCAAGCGATCGCAATGGATGATCGCCTCTTGCGTGCAAATTTTGCTTATAGTTCAGAACGTGAGCGCCTCATCTATATTGATAATATTAGAGAAAATTTTGATCGTTTCCTTTCCTTAATTTCAATTTATTTTTCCGACTCTCCCGAAGCTGCAAAAATCGCTTTAGATGTTGTTCTTCAACGTAAATGTATCACCGCCACTGCCTTAGCTGCGTTTAATTTTGCCATTTATAGTGAACGGTATTCCCACCTGCAACCGGAATTTCAACGGTTACGATCCTTACGAGAAAAGCTAACCCATCTAATGTTTGATCCGCCTTTTATCCAACCCCAAGAACCCCAAGAACAGTATCGTCTTCGTCACCGTGAACATCAACAATTAGTTGCAGAATTACAAAAAGAATGTGAACAAATTGAAAAACAACTCGCTTCCCAAGTTCCAGAAATTCAACTCCAAGACCAAGAAACCGACAGACGGGCAGTGGCATTAGCATTACCCGAAGGTTCTGCTTTAGTGGAGTTTGTGCGGTTTAATGTCTATGATTTTAAAGCAGATCAATGGCAACCTGCCCAATATTTGGCGTTTGTTTTACCTGCTCAACAACCCGATGCAGTGCAGATGATTTTATTAGGAGAGGCAGAACCCATTGATCGGTTAATTAAGGTATTTCGAGAAACAATTTCTGATCTGAGATTAAAAGAGTTAGGAATACGCCGAAAAGCAAAACCTCCTCAACAGAAACCTTATCAAGAAGCGGGGATAAAATTACGAGAGGCGATTTATAATCCTATTTTAGAACAGGTGAATTTAGCCGAATATTCCCATTTAATTATCGCTCCCGATGCAGAATTAAGTCTAGTTCCCTTTGGAATTATACCGTTAGACAATAGTGGAAAACGGTTATTAATGGATCAGTATCAAATTAGTTATTTAAGTGCAGGGCGAGATATTCTGCGGAGGATGGTTCAAACAGAACGTCCTGCTTCTTCTCCTTTGATTGTGGCTGATCCTGACTTTAATTTATCTAGTAGTGAGAGCTTAAGCCCTCAGAAAAGCCCTGAAGGGCTGACTACGAATGATGTGATTAAACGCTGGGGTGGGGAATATTTTGATCCGCCTTCACAAACGGGAATATTAGCGAAAATTGTAGCGAAAAAATTAGGCGTTAAACCTTATTTGCAACAAGAAGCTTTAGAATCGTTGTTCAGTCGTTTAAATTGTCCAAGTATTTTGTTAATTGCCACTCACGGTTATTTTAATTCTGGGGATAATCCTTATTTTAACTTAATTGCATTATTATTGCAATCTCCCACTGGCAAGGAAGAGGAGATTTTACAGAATCAGCCGAATTTATTAAATCAAACCTTAATCAATTGCATGGAAACTGTTATTGATATTTTTGAAAAACAGGGCGATATCAATACAGCAACTTGGTTACAGAACTTTATTCCTATCGTTCAAAAAATTATCGATAATTCCGAAACTAAAAATTCATCTATTCCCCCTTTATTAAGTGGAGTTAGGGGGGAACAAATTCAAGGTTTAAGGAATCGCGATCGCTTTTCTTCTACTTCTATTGATAACTCCCTAATGCGTTCAGGTTTAGCCTTAGCAGGGGCTAATACTTGGAAATTAGGAGGAGATTTACCCCCCGAAGCCGGAAAAGGGTTTTTATTCGCCCAAGATGTGGCAGTTTTGGATTTATGGCAAAATGAATTAACCATATTAATTGCTTGTGAAAGTGGGTTAGGAGATGTTAAAATTGGTGAGGGAGTATTTGGATTACGTCGAGCGTTTGCAGTGGCAGGTTGTAAAACTTTAGTGATGAGTTTATGGTCAGTTCCCACGAAAGCCAGTATATTATTAATGAATCAATTCTTAGATTTATTAAAATCCGGTGATGGTCGGTATGAAGCGTTAACAACGGCTCAAAATTATATTCGTTCTGTGACTATTCAAGAATTACAACAATTTCCTTTAGGTCAAGAGATTTTAGAAGAACTCAAAACAGAATTGAATTGGAGTCCTGATTATATCAATAATAATCCTAATACTCAAGTTTTAAATCATCCTTATTTTTGGGCAGCTTGGGTTTGCCAAGGAGACACAAATCCGTTTCCTGCTGGAATAGCCTTCCCTCTAAATAGATGA
- a CDS encoding DUF4384 domain-containing protein encodes MAVTLKLAASRLEMVDQARRKKGWTKTSEDWRKAAETSVATLKRFWMGKPIQQDTFINLCQELGLNWEDVVDTGELESSRSSTLDELWEQLSDKATRNIDGSLLEPKQLSEVDQLWQRLTAKAIVTRKMGPVLVTANLSTLGMRPRQAHHYLDTVPLNSDILFKVNLDQKGYLILLEREPSGAVCCLCPSEYAPEFCFDAGEITLPQYPPSPYPTFTATELGQEQMVAVISPKKPPLDWLEISQQEALELNQNQIKALLEYIDRNSKAEVLYTKYLVTAE; translated from the coding sequence ATGGCGGTAACATTAAAACTTGCGGCATCTCGGTTAGAGATGGTTGACCAAGCCAGAAGAAAAAAAGGCTGGACAAAAACCAGTGAGGATTGGCGGAAAGCTGCTGAGACATCGGTAGCTACTCTCAAAAGGTTTTGGATGGGAAAACCGATTCAACAAGACACTTTTATTAATCTTTGCCAAGAATTAGGACTGAACTGGGAAGATGTAGTTGATACAGGTGAGCTTGAATCAAGTCGATCCTCAACTCTTGATGAACTTTGGGAGCAATTATCGGATAAAGCCACTCGCAATATTGATGGCAGTCTGCTTGAGCCAAAACAGTTGTCTGAGGTTGATCAACTGTGGCAACGACTTACAGCAAAAGCGATTGTTACAAGAAAAATGGGGCCAGTATTAGTAACAGCAAATCTATCAACGCTAGGAATGCGACCTCGACAGGCACATCACTATCTCGATACCGTCCCCTTAAATAGCGATATTCTTTTTAAGGTTAATCTCGATCAAAAAGGTTACTTGATTTTATTAGAAAGAGAACCATCGGGAGCCGTTTGTTGTTTATGTCCTTCTGAATATGCTCCAGAATTTTGTTTTGATGCAGGAGAGATTACCTTACCTCAATATCCTCCTTCCCCTTATCCAACCTTTACAGCAACAGAACTTGGTCAAGAGCAAATGGTAGCCGTCATTAGTCCTAAAAAACCGCCTTTGGATTGGTTGGAAATCAGTCAGCAGGAAGCTTTGGAATTAAATCAAAACCAGATTAAGGCTCTTTTGGAATACATAGATCGAAATTCTAAAGCTGAAGTTCTGTACACAAAATACTTAGTGACAGCAGAATGA
- a CDS encoding GNAT family N-acetyltransferase, with protein sequence MLLRKAPEKLQLESFTLVTCCDQRFLNAASQRLQDLKLMRWVLAGALSPEQAQNELHLWKNQFQNYGYGNYFVTDKQEQSLLGFVKIYDGPRSPFTQLGYLVDTPYQGHGLGTKFAEAALDIAFNILNKPQLAAYARVQNHPSRRILEKVGFRCDNDNLLIDNRDYCQYSLTQERYFQMLAIRQAS encoded by the coding sequence ATGCTGTTAAGAAAAGCCCCTGAAAAGTTACAGTTAGAGTCCTTTACCTTGGTAACGTGCTGCGATCAACGGTTTTTAAATGCTGCTTCTCAACGGTTGCAAGATCTAAAGCTCATGAGATGGGTTTTAGCAGGCGCACTGTCTCCCGAACAGGCACAAAACGAGTTGCATCTGTGGAAGAATCAGTTCCAAAACTACGGCTATGGTAACTATTTTGTTACTGATAAACAGGAACAATCGTTGTTAGGCTTTGTGAAAATTTATGATGGCCCGCGATCGCCTTTTACACAACTTGGATACCTGGTTGATACTCCCTATCAAGGTCATGGGCTAGGTACGAAATTTGCAGAAGCCGCCCTTGATATTGCTTTCAATATCTTAAATAAACCTCAACTGGCTGCCTATGCACGAGTCCAAAACCACCCGTCACGGCGAATTTTAGAAAAAGTGGGTTTTCGCTGCGACAACGATAATTTGTTGATTGATAATCGGGACTATTGCCAATATAGCTTAACCCAAGAACGCTATTTCCAAATGTTAGCTATTCGTCAAGCGTCTTAA
- a CDS encoding DinB family protein, producing MVHPLISHFQRLACYNTLANQRLYSACAELTDAERQQMRPAFFKSIHNTLNHILVGDRIWMTRFSGGEIASTGLDAILYENFDQLWQARQQEDAKIETFFQHFDETRFDQTIRYRNNAGNIHDDPIDILIMHFFNHQTHHRGQIHDMLSQTIVQPPSLDLHRILRPEPKNKI from the coding sequence ATGGTTCATCCTTTAATTAGTCATTTTCAACGTTTAGCTTGTTATAATACCTTAGCCAATCAACGGTTATATTCAGCTTGTGCAGAATTAACCGATGCTGAACGTCAACAAATGCGACCTGCTTTTTTTAAAAGTATTCATAATACATTAAATCATATTTTGGTGGGCGATCGCATCTGGATGACTCGATTTTCGGGGGGTGAAATTGCCTCAACGGGGTTGGATGCTATTCTGTATGAAAACTTTGATCAATTATGGCAAGCTCGTCAACAAGAAGACGCTAAAATCGAAACATTTTTTCAACACTTCGATGAAACTCGATTTGATCAAACCATTCGTTATCGAAATAATGCTGGAAATATTCATGATGATCCCATCGATATCTTAATCATGCACTTCTTTAACCATCAAACCCACCATCGCGGACAAATTCACGATATGTTAAGTCAAACCATTGTTCAACCTCCGAGTTTAGATTTGCACCGTATTCTTAGACCTGAACCGAAAAATAAGATATGA